The proteins below are encoded in one region of Struthio camelus isolate bStrCam1 chromosome 23, bStrCam1.hap1, whole genome shotgun sequence:
- the TRNP1 gene encoding TMF-regulated nuclear protein 1 codes for MAAAAAASGERRPERGGGPDSSSGGGGGSVELAAARRRLLAAEGRRRAAAELEGRVRQVHCALRHAELRLAARAESLGRLGAGVAQAQLALAAQGQRLQKGLRRRPRPRPAALLAAARALRSCVPCAPARLRRPPPSPAAAPPRRLPTAAAAPAEPRSPV; via the coding sequence atggcggcggcggcggcggcgagcggcgagCGGCgtccggagcgcggcggcggccccgacagcagcagcggcggcggcggcgggtcggtggagctggcggcggcgcggcggcggctgctggcggccgaggggcggcggcgggcggcggcggagctggagggcCGCGTGCGGCAGGTGCACTGCGCCCTGCGGCACGCCGAGCTGCGCCTGGCCGCCCGCGCCGAGAGCCTGGGCCGCCTGGGCGCCGGCGTGGCCCAGGCGCAGCTGGCGCTGGCCGCCCAGGGGCAGCGGCTGCAGAaggggctgcggcgccgcccgcgcccccggcccgccgccctgctcgccgccgcccgcgccctgcGCAGCTGCGTGCCctgcgcccccgcccgcctccgccgcccgccgccctcgcccgccgccgcccccccccgccgcctccccaccgccgccgccgccccggccgagcCGCGCAGCCCCGTCTGA